The sequence GGTAAACGCCACTGCTGTTGCCAATTTTTTAATTCCTAAACGGGTTAAAAAATTCGTCAAAAAGCAATTCGACTCAACGGAGTACGATGAAAGGCGAAATGCTTTGGGCGACGAAGCACCGGCCTTTGATATGATCAGAGCTTCGGTAAATTTGGTTGTGGCCAGCTTACTTATTTCCTTGGCCACCTCCTACAAACTACCCCTATCCACTACCTACGTTACTTTTATGGTGGCCATGGGCACCTCGCTTACCGATGGCGCCTGGGGACGCGACAGCGCTGTATATCGTATAACCGGCGTACTATCGGTGATTGGTGGATGGTTCCTGACGGCTTTTTCAGCCTTTACCGTTTCCTTTATTATTGCCACCATCATATATTTTGGAGGTACCTTTGCCGTGTTTGGGCTCGTTGCAGTGGCTATGGTGTTAATTTACAGAACACATGTGTTAAGTAAAAAACGTACCGCTATTGAACTGGCATCAAAAGACATGGAGCTGGAAGAAGTGGAGGAAAAAGCTTTGGCAAAAGCATTGTTTAATAAATGTACCAAAAACGTTACCGCTTCACTCAACGAAATGTCGGGTCACTTTTCATCTGCGCTAACTTGCTTTCAGGCCGAGAATAGGAAGGATTTGAAAGCTAAGGTTAAAGACATTAATCGTATTAACAAAACCATCAAAAAATATAAGGACAACATATATAAAACGGTTAAAAAATTGCAAGAATCGGATATCGATTCGAGTTTACACTATGTTCAGGTGATTGACTACCTTCGAGAGTCGGCTCATTCGCTCACCTATATAGCCAAACCGCTTTATAACCATTTAGATAATAACCATTCGCCATTTACGGCGGATCAGTTTAAAGAAATAAGCGTTTTACAAGGTGAGGTACAGGTAATTATTAATAAGGTGGTTAGGATGATCAATAAGGGATCGTACCATAATCTGGAGAGTTTACAGGAGAATTTGGCGGCTACGGTAGATCACCTTAAAGATTTACGGAAAAAACAGTTGCGACGCATCAAAAAGGAAAAATCGAGCACCCATACCAGTATGTTGTATTTAAACTTTTTGCACGAAACACAAAATTTGATTCTACATATCGGCAATGTGCTAAAAGCCCAACGTGACTTTGGAAATTACAACAACTCGTAAATAATTATATCCTATGCTAAATCAGAAAGTAGAACTGCAAAAGAAAAGAGAATTTGGTGATGTGCTCAATGCCTCGTTTGCTTTTATAAAACAGGAATACAAAGGTCTTGGACGTGTTTTGTTGTTGTATGCCGGTATACCTGTTTTGGTTCAGGCTATTCTGAGCACCGTTTATGTAGACACTTCGCTGGCCGATGCTTTAAGGAACCTAACCAACCCGGAAGCATCACAGGACGTGGTGAGAGCTATGCCCGGTAAAGCCTTCTTATTTAATTTGATAAATGTAATTGTGCAGGTTTTTTTATCCGGATTGGCCTACTGCTACATTGTTTTATATGCAAAAAAGGGAGATCAGCAGGTTGACATTAAGGAAGTGTGGCATAAGTTCACTTCTTTTTTTGGGGCCTTTTTAGGATATAACATCCTTACCGGATTAATATTGGTGGTGGCTTTTTTGGCATTGATCCTACCCGGTTTATATATCATGGTGCCCCTATCCATCATATTAATTGTTAAGGTAGCCGAAGATCAGGGCTATGGCGCTTCCTTTTCGCGATGCTTTTATCTCATAAAAAATCATTGGTGGCAAACATTTGGTTTGTTAATTATAGCATCCATTATTTTACTAATACTGAGTAGTCTTTTTGGGGTGCCTGCCGGAATTGTGGCCGGAACGCAAGGTATATTGAACCCCGACGCCAATCTGCTGTCTTTTCCGTTTATGCTCACCGCTTTTGTTTCAACCATTGGTACTGCCATTGTAACGCCAATACCAGCCATAATATTAAGCTTTCAATATTATAGCCTGGTCGAACACAAAGACAATACGGCGTTACTTTATAAAATTGATAAAATCAACGAAAACGGCGGTATGCACAATGATTAACAGATGGCTCTTTATTTTTGTAGTTGTTCTCATAGGCTTGTTTGGGGCAGATGCTAACGCGTTGGATTCAATAAAAACGGTAGTCCAGGACAACTCAGCCGTACATTATAGACCTGTTTCGGCAGATAAAATGGAGAGCTATAAACAAATGAAAGCCTATAATTATGAGCGATTTCAAAAACCCGAATCGCAATGGGCCAAATTTAAACGTTGGCTCTGGAGTAAACTAAGCTATGGTGGCGTAAGTCACAAAATAATTGTCTACCTTATCATAGGCCTCGCTGTTATAATATTGCTGTTTGTAATATTAAAATTACTAGATGTAGAGCTCACCGGATTATTTATTCTGGCGAATAAGCACCACATTTCTAAAAGCTTTTATTCACAAAAGCATCCTGATATTTATAGTCGCAACATCGATGATAGGCTGGCTATGGCAATTAAGAATAAAGATTTTAGGCAAGCTGTGCGATTCATGTACTTATTGAGCCTGCGCCAACTTGACACCTTAGGACTTATACAATGGCAACCCTGGAAAACAAACAAAGAGTATTGTCATGAATTAACTTCGCCCGGCCACAAACAAAGTTTTACCTATCTACAACTTAGTTACGAATATATTTGGTACGGTCAGTTTACCGTTGAAGAAGAACAATTTAACAAAGTAAGGACACAGTTTAAGGACTTTAATAGGGCGATAGGTAATAAACAAATACAAGTTTAGGCCATGGCAAAGCACTTAAACAATAAGCATTTAATTATTGCTGTGCTTGCTGCATTTGCCCTTTATTTTTGTGCTTTAATTTTGGCACCTCAACCAATCGATTGGCGCCTTAGTTTCTCAAAAAAAGATAAGATACCTTTTGGAAATAGCATTTTGTTTGACGAGTTAAAGCAACTTGTCTCCCAGGATTCCATTAGTACAATGCACTCACCCATCTATAGTTTTTTACAGCAGAATGATTTACAAAACTCGGGCTGGATATTTATAAATGATTTTTTTTATCCCGACGAATTGGATACAGACAAAATGCTTGGTGCAGTAGAACAG comes from Saccharicrinis carchari and encodes:
- a CDS encoding inorganic phosphate transporter is translated as MENIYVVLVVVLFALAISDLIVGVSNDAVNFLNSALGAKVAPFKVIMSIAALGIFIGATFSSGMMEVARKGIFNPQHFYFSEIMVIFLAVMITDVLLLDVFNTFGMPTSTTVSVVFELLGGAIAVSVIKIAKTGDMPLSDYINTAKALAIITGILLSVVVAFSVGAAVQFVTRLFFSFNYDKRLKYMAAIWGGVAITAITYFIVIKGLKDAAFMDDAMKDYIQHNTFKILAVCFLGFTILLQLMRMIFKIDILKLTVLAGTFALAVAFAGNDLVNFIGVPLAGLESFKVYRDSGMAADSILMGSLAGAVKTDTLLLVIAGLIMVVTLWTSKKARKVVKTSLDLSRQQEGEERFGSSYLSRAIVHGSVNATAVANFLIPKRVKKFVKKQFDSTEYDERRNALGDEAPAFDMIRASVNLVVASLLISLATSYKLPLSTTYVTFMVAMGTSLTDGAWGRDSAVYRITGVLSVIGGWFLTAFSAFTVSFIIATIIYFGGTFAVFGLVAVAMVLIYRTHVLSKKRTAIELASKDMELEEVEEKALAKALFNKCTKNVTASLNEMSGHFSSALTCFQAENRKDLKAKVKDINRINKTIKKYKDNIYKTVKKLQESDIDSSLHYVQVIDYLRESAHSLTYIAKPLYNHLDNNHSPFTADQFKEISVLQGEVQVIINKVVRMINKGSYHNLESLQENLAATVDHLKDLRKKQLRRIKKEKSSTHTSMLYLNFLHETQNLILHIGNVLKAQRDFGNYNNS
- a CDS encoding DUF4129 domain-containing protein, with the protein product MINRWLFIFVVVLIGLFGADANALDSIKTVVQDNSAVHYRPVSADKMESYKQMKAYNYERFQKPESQWAKFKRWLWSKLSYGGVSHKIIVYLIIGLAVIILLFVILKLLDVELTGLFILANKHHISKSFYSQKHPDIYSRNIDDRLAMAIKNKDFRQAVRFMYLLSLRQLDTLGLIQWQPWKTNKEYCHELTSPGHKQSFTYLQLSYEYIWYGQFTVEEEQFNKVRTQFKDFNRAIGNKQIQV